The following nucleotide sequence is from Trifolium pratense cultivar HEN17-A07 linkage group LG2, ARS_RC_1.1, whole genome shotgun sequence.
AGGAAAAAttgtaattaaatataaaaattggaaacaaaaatacaaaatgttTTCCAAAATTAAACAGACCCTCAGTTTCTGAAAtctcatacttttttttatcatgttttgATATTACTATGATCATCTTGGTAAACAAGCTTAGCATGTTTCCATCTTTTACATCAGTATATTGCATAATATCCATGctattttacaaaatatatgTGCTTAAAGCAAATTGTAAACAAGAATTGCTAATCTTATCCTTAATGGAGGAGAGAAAATTCATATTACTTTTGTTTCAATGTTATATGTTTTTGTTTCATCAGGCACACAATATTGGAAAAGCAGCAAGTAATTTCATTCAAGAAGAATTGAAGATGGATTATGTGTATGACTATATGTTTCATCTCCTAAATTCCTATGGTAAACTCTTTAGATATTTGTATGAGTAATGAGTTTTTTATTCTACAAGAAATAGTATTTTATATGTCAGTTTCATGATTTGAAGCTTACTCTTCTATTATAAATTCAACACAGATATTGACAACTATAACCAAATATTACGACATAACATTAATAAAGTAGATGCATATATCATACCATGGCTTTCACCAAAACAATTCATTCAAACATAAACTACAAAATAGTGTGAAGGCTCGTATAAATTCCTTTAGAGAGGGGGTGACACAATTACAGAACCTATATTCTTATTACAGAACCTGAATTCAATAGATTCAGATAGTCGATGGAAGTGGAGGAAAGAAAAGGCTCGATGCTTAGACAGATTGGACCGCTATCCTAATAAATTACCACTTAAACCCTGATTAATTATAAACATTACAGAACTTAACACCTTGGATCCACATATACAAGAATTTAATACCTGTAATACTATCAGttttcaacaaaaaacaaagaaatgatGGGAAGTCAAGATTGTACAATCAAGAGATCTGGTTACTCTGGTTTTTCTAACGCCACATATATAGGGCATTGAACAATTACCGATACACAATCAGGTGTACTAACAGAAAAACAGAAAATGCAACAATTACTATAACCACAGTATGCTATTAACAGCAAACAAATAACTGATAAGCAATCATTTCACGAAGATTATcattgaaattcaaaataagtaaattaatgacgctattattatcattaaaattcaaaataacaaaGGATAACTAGAAAAAGACATACATAAATTTACTCTTATAGCAGGCCTCTAGCAATCATTTCACGAAGAAGTTTCTCTGCTTTATCATTCTCACCTCTTTCAAAGAGAGCAgaaataattatttcaaaagTGAAGGCATTAGGAAAGCAGCCCTTAACTTCCATTTCTGACAGCAAAACAAATGTTTCTTCAAACAAGCCCTCTTTACAAAGTCCACTAATTATAGTTGTGTACGTTACAACATTAATATTGTATTCTTTACTCAAAAGATCATGAAAAACTTGTTGTGCATCCTTAATAAGTCTTCCACCTTTGCATAGTCCATCAATTAGTATATTGTACGTGTACAAGTTTGGTACGATACCCTGGTCTTTAATTTTCATGACTAATGCAATTGGCTTGTCAAGATGCTGCTTTTTGCATAAACTGTGCAAGAAGGAATTGTAAGTGAATACATTGGGTGGTTGACCACTGTCACTCATCTCGTCAACAAGCTCCCAAGCATACGAAATTCTCCCTGATttgcacaaaccatcaataagagTGTTGTAAGTTACCTTATCAGGAAACATATTTTTGAAATGCATTTCTTCAAAGAGATTGATGGCTTCATCCACCATTTTACTCTTACAGAACCCATTGTTCATAATATTGTAGCTCTTAACATTGGGCATCATTCCCCTTTGGACCATAGTGTTGAATATATATTTGGCCTTGCTCACTTCATTACGAAGGCAGAACCCATCCATTAAAGTACTATAAGTAACTACATCAGGTTTCATGCCTTGTTTCATCATCATAGCTAACAAACTTTTAGCTTCTTTCATCTTTTCTTCCTTACATAACGCATCGATCAATATATTAAAGGTATAAACATCTGGGTTGATGTTTTTAGATACCATTTTATTCAACAAAACAACTGCTTCTTTTAATTGACTCACAATACAAAAACCATAGATTAGAGCACTATAAGTGACAACAGTAGGCGAAATTCCCTTGATAACCATTTCAGAAAATAATTCACAAGCATCATCTGCACCAAACACACATGTAACCCTTCTAATCCCATGGAGACATATCTCTTTAAGAAAACCGAGTCTCATGCTGAGTTTAGACAGACGATTCTCATAAGAACAAGgcattatttttaaattgtgtTGCTTACTGATAGAGTATTTTATGCATTCTAAACTTTTCACTGATCAAAATCcatatttgttttttcatttctttatgAGTCAGAACCATCAAGAAAAAGTTCAACAAATGAGTCAGACCAAGAACCGTTAGCCTAATCGAGCCTGAATCCAAATCAAGAAGTTCAGCAAATGAGTCCGACCGTTAACACAATAACGGATCCACTAACCAACAACTAACATCAACGATGATCAACATCAACAATAAGTAGCTTCGGCCATTTCTCATTATAGTACTAAACCCTGATGTGAGTGTATTAGAGAATATAGAATAATATAGCTAAGTGTGTATAAGAAGTTTCTAGGATATTAGTTTCTATTCATTCAGTTATATTATTCTATATTCTCTAATAGAGTGAAACCGGTGCAAAAGTTAAAATGTGAGGGGGCTCGGCTATATAGACTACATATAGTATACTGGGAGTGTAGATAAGACAACTGCTCAACTCATATTATATGAAGTTATGAACTACCaatgggcctaactcatccttacaaaaccggcttgtaaggtgaggatggatataaatggtgggcaGCCCGATAGCGAAAACCTGATAACAtatggcccaacggatcgtggagaggctctgataccattttagaaatgagtattgggcctaactcaaccctacaaaactgacttgtaaggtgagggttgtCCAAGCTATATAAACGTATATagctacacaggccatatctcttgacaatgtgggactaaatccaccacTTCACACctaacacaatgaaggtgttggaggctgcaatgaaagcaactcaaatgccgcaattaagcggatgggggcggaccgcaatgaaggcggaatttccaacacaccccctcacgctcggGCCCaatgggcttgaagcgtggacgatgcgggaaCCCAAAaatagatctaggataggctctgataccatgtcagaatttgagaggcctatactTAACCACAAAAgttagcttgagagttgaggtttgcactacacttataaaggctatctgtAACGCCCTAAACTATTTACGCGCTATTTatcaaactaaaataaataaacggCAAATATTTAAAGCATCACATTCAATTAATCACATGAAACACGCCTgcataaatttatttcacaagcCGAGGAATTAGAAACCTGTCATAATCATCTAAAACATGTACttcaatatttatatttcacCATTATACTTAAAATAGTGTATCATCATAATAACTTAAGTAAGTTTAAGTACCAACATATCCATATCATGATCACATCATTCATGATATGAACAAAACAACATAAGTCTCGACAATAAAAGTCATAACATCAAAATATAACCATTTAGGTAATACAAGCTAGCGAGGTCCTAGACATAGTGGTATATACGTCAGAGCACTACTCTAGACTCGAGCTAAACATAAGCAACTGAGATGAAGTAGCATAGCTacactcctcaccaaaaagctaGATTCGAGCAACAAAGGACACGCGACTACTCCTGGGATATAtgatcctcaacctgagtatctggacccccaaaggtccagcacaaacacaaaacagagGGTTAGATAACATAATCATAATTAGTGACTAATATATCGAATATCAGACACTAAATAACATAGAACAGTTGAATAAATTCAACTCATACAACTCACATATGTATTAAGAACATTTAAACATTCTCAAACATATTCATTTATTAAGTACTCAACAATTTGAGGaatacaaacatcaacaaataagGAAATacacaatgataagtatcattTAACAATTAAGAATATCACATAATTCCTAATTGATTCTAATGTCACATAGATATGATGTCACCTAGACATATctatatgcatgtggtaccaattcaTCATAATTTTGGATAACTTAATCCGAATGttttagatcatcgtctctagaaTACTCATCAATAGACACAACTTATGAATGCATGAATGCATGAATGTGCATATATCCATCATATGGTTTTATTTCAACATCAACATAAtacggataacataatccaaatattctaaatcatcgtctttAGAATATATCTCATCATAATAAATCATCAATTATTATCATCCATAATTCAGTCACAAGACACTAAGATCATACACCATCGTGAGTttaccaaattcaaattaattaaaacgtgaaaattaatttaaagtTAAAGTAGTGCCAAATATAAGCAAACTCAATTAACTAAGAATAATTTCATAAAACGGACTCCGGAATCGAAATTTAGGCAAAAAAAACTGAGAAAAATAGATTCCGGGTGAATAAGTCAACAAAAGTCAAGGTCAACAGCCCACCAAAAGTCAGCAAAAGCTTTGCGACGACTAGCGACGGCCAGGTGCGTCGCTGCGCGCACTGTTCATCCTGCAGAATATATTTTCTGCACTTTTTATCCcaaaaacccattttttttcttccgaaATTCATCCCAAAAATCCCTGAAAATTCATAATCGTGATTCCTATGTTTATGGTGTAATTAAGACTACTCATAACATCTTGAAACATCAAAAGAACATCATCTAACTGATCTAAGTACCATTTATTCATAAACACATCAATATTTTCACCAATTTGGTGAAAACTCTCAAACAACAACACATCAAgaacatatttttttcatataaatttcATCTCTAATCATGAATAAACACATAAAGGAACATAATAAACACATTCCCATCAATTTCCACCCAAACCCTTATGAGATGAATGAGAGAAAGGGATGGAGAAAAGGGTTTTCTCCACTCTCAATGATTTCACTCTAAATCATGAAAACTAACCCCCATACCTTAGCTCAAGTTGAAatctttgttctttttcttgatTTTGTTCTATGCTTCTAGACCTTCCTCTCTCTTCTTTCCTCTTCTACgttcttcttgtttttatttttgacaacaatgaatttttgtttctatattttttttttatatatatactcaaGGTTACTATTTACTTTCTACACCCCGCTCTTTACTTATTTTTACTTAACAATTAAGTAATATTCTACTTAATAGCTATTCTAATTACTAACTTAGTTTAAGTTCTCAATTAAAATTCGATTATGATTATTAATTCCCCATAATAGAAATAAACACAATCAATCGTACAATTAAGTGGATGTTACACTATCTATGTCATATATCTAGctaatgtgggacttctaacacacccagGGGCGGCCTAGGCCCATGTGCGACATGGGCCGTGGCACAAGGTCTCTTAAAATCGAGggcctcaaaaaaaaatttatagggtagtagtattagtaagttaggggtgtaaaaattaattatgtatgTTAGAAACTGTTGTAAAGGCCCAACCCAACAATGTtttcctaacaaaaaaaaaaagcagcaaTAGAAGAAGCTAGCTTTTTGCGTTATGTGTTTTTGCCTTCTTTCTGCGTTCTGCGTTCGCAAGTTCTTTCACTTTCAGAACCTACGACCTGCCTCCATTAATTCACCACCAGGCCGGCGTCGACCTGCCTCCTGCCACCATCACCAGGCGTCGGTTAACCACTTAACCTCCTTCCTTCTATTCTCAAaggtaaaaactaaattttacaagttagggtttctaaaatttgcaatgtaaaatcacaattttgctattttaattgtgtttctCAATTCCCAATTCCCATCATTCTTTTTCTCCCAAAGTTAATTTTGCTATTCTAGTAATGATACCAATAGTGTTCCCATATAATAAGTTAATTACCAATAGTCGTACTGTAGTTATGCAGTATAATTACCAATAGTGTTAATTTTGCTactgattttcttttaatttccaCTAATGCTGAAACTATAGTAGCTTAGCTATAATGTtaatcacaaatcctactccCATTCTATGTAAACATGTGATTCCTTCCAGCCGGAGATTCCTAGTTTCAACATGATAATGTTTTAATGTTTATTGTCCTATTTGGTTTGATAATGTGTTGCTAACTATAatgtattttattgttattgttagactatagatcttttttatgttattacaagaatgattataattttatgttatttgcaatttaaatcgatgatgatttttttataaaaaaaagttacgttttttttttattaaaggccCACTTTCATATTTCGCACAGAGCCCCCGAAAACTCAGGGACGCCACTGAACACACCTCCTCACGTCCAggactgaacaagctggaacgtggaatcaacaacaacgggtgccccaaatatgggaggtctccacaacaaacaacaaatggatctaggataggctctgatactaTGTCATAATttgagaggctctgataccatcttagaaatgagtattgggcctaactcaaccctacaaaaccggcttgtaaggtgagggttgcccaAGCTATATAAATGCTACAcgggccatatctcttagcaatgtgagaCTAAATCCACcacttcacacccaacacaatgaagatgttggaggctgcaatgaaggcaacccaaatgccgcaattaggcggatgTGGCCGGACCGTAATGAAGGCGGAATTTCCAGCACTAACAATGCTCACAAAAATAAATCTCCATGCATTAATAATGTTAAGTAACTATTTTCAACACAATATCTTATACCTTGAACCAGAAAGAGATTTTCACATATCACTATCAGAATCGATTGTTTACATTTAAACATGAAAAATGTGTTGCAAATTATGCTAACAATATCTTATACCTTGGAGCATTTTTTCCTATTTCATTTGTTGAATAGGGATATAAGAATGTCTCTTCCAACATATATCCAAATACATGCTTAATAATCTACTCTCTAGTTTTTCCAATCTGGGAATTTCCTTCAGCTGAATGAATACAAAGAAAACAATATGGTCTTTGCAAAGTAGTGAAAGAAGAAAGAGGATGCAGGTTCTGAATTTGTGGAAGctattaatatgaaaataacCGAAATCATCAAAATGTTCATATATAactgatcagtgcattttaatgcacattcttctactattgtactagtgtattcatatggtttaatttactattttcactattttaaggtgtttttatatttaagtttatttctaactctattttattttcgcacttaatttatgaataaatagcactttgacacccttccggtccgcaggtcataactggagttacaaatatcggattgaggcgcgggaagatgcgttggaaagctgagatcaagagctacgactttcatgttgaggccaaaacccagttcggagcgcaagtgtgtcaaataattgcgtttatgttccagacgaatttaattcagcacaactttatatttttcggcccaattgttttaaggcccgttccatgtattatttaaaccgaaaaaaaggcagctagggttaatcattcactgttcacgaaatattcaaaccctagagcagccgtcatcttccatggagaactaaacttctattgatccattggtgtaaggaactttattctcgaatcttgaggttcggttttaatagcaaatcgttatgtttatgcttatcatatatcaattttcttgtctctcttttgtgtatgagttgatgcaattgatgcttaattattttgtttcacgttcataacattgagactattcaaattaattcacgcttgttcaaattaatctgaataggaaattgttatattattttcgcttgcaaaatagggctgccgaattattgttatgatttttaactgtgttattggtgacgcttgatcatcgccatagttagtcgaacacgctggtgcttaatcaacgaattcgttataaaactgattttcgcttgttaaattagttctataatcagccgaagcataaactgtatgaatattcatataagaacctatgatagatgataaaca
It contains:
- the LOC123904831 gene encoding pentatricopeptide repeat-containing protein At1g62670, mitochondrial-like, translating into MPCSYENRLSKLSMRLGFLKEICLHGIRRVTCVFGADDACELFSEMVIKGISPTVVTYSALIYGFCIVSQLKEAVVLLNKMVSKNINPDVYTFNILIDALCKEEKMKEAKSLLAMMMKQGMKPDVVTYSTLMDGFCLRNEVSKAKYIFNTMVQRGMMPNVKSYNIMNNGFCKSKMVDEAINLFEEMHFKNMFPDKVTYNTLIDGLCKSGRISYAWELVDEMSDSGQPPNVFTYNSFLHSLCKKQHLDKPIALVMKIKDQGIVPNLYTYNILIDGLCKGGRLIKDAQQVFHDLLSKEYNINVVTYTTIISGLCKEGLFEETFVLLSEMEVKGCFPNAFTFEIIISALFERGENDKAEKLLREMIARGLL